Proteins encoded by one window of Scatophagus argus isolate fScaArg1 chromosome 8, fScaArg1.pri, whole genome shotgun sequence:
- the tns2a gene encoding tensin-2 isoform X4 codes for MNKGGKGEPHVFKEKNFKKKRQCSVCRQNVDNVGSFCRVCKTATHRKCEAKVTSACIPSPSNDLQRRGTAPRHTQHLGSTKSLTYTKQRNTLPRSFSVDRVMDRVMERHYDFDLTYITERIISVFFPPKLEEQRYRLNLKEVAAMLKSKHQDKFLLLNLSERRHDITRLNPKVHDFGWPDLHAPPLDKICAICKAMETWLISDPQHVVVLHCKGNKGKTGVIIAAYMHYSKISAGADQALSTLAMRKFCEDKVSSSLQPSQNRYIYYFGGLLSGAIKMNSSPLFLHQVLIPSLPNFQGEGGYYPFLKIYQAMQLVYTSGIYDLQGTGGRRLCVTIEPALLLKGDIMVKCYHRRAQSADRDTVFRLQFHTCTIHGSQLWFGKGELDEACTDERFPSDATVEFVFSSGPEKIKGREYQKNDPAVTVDYNTADPVVRWDSYENFNQRYQDSLEDIAHTRGPLDGSLYAQIKKRRGPSSGSLSSTNGSNTAGGLAEDRPDHLIAQSSDYLNQSSIHPDRQEEPIRPLPPTRQEREELERLLGGIEGTRDGERETAILDDGDSLPSGTLRLSRSCSCRDGYRSQRCAEPGCDRTLLMPNGYCLDRAPGTNGHHGATPSASPNPAAPPSHMDLCQHYSPHSHQSLPPPDLVWDRQSGPPHYLHRSCSEAPSSRHMCPYQSPDLTPHSHNHPHHHPLPAPGRLYCREEDYGPYHHPSAPHSHHHGHSHHPKPSTSPTYHDIMLIDGLPPPGCPCRDCSIRREDSAAYHSLRLDRNDSFHWDREAELQQREVGLRRAREAELPRGSEHHWERDPGLRRGREMSLHWERDREAELQWERDREAEYWHRRATVASYGPQGHELPAFTFDPLPSGHPAHPEASRSHAHSHLDLKYSSSSSGYQTPRQVCPCSPYQPSPSESRGYASGYQSESTSPLPPASSMTGPCSHGNGPAEHNQHHYHPDSQQSYGSDSHTDGLRSSGESVGWRDHIAHGSFRRVHRDGHAACSTPSDMSGPPTPVHTSSPLRSQESPSPGVREDEIRTTDIISSDCEASQPQDGHYRDINLQESPENQRSSTEPSSKDTQSHTNISKQTEPHNHCTAPTDPSPATPQQQHCSQARPSASTAQNTSSFESATMTTSNQGLCQTPSSPVHTSSTYSQPGPVTPQTPHPSEAAALPSTVAQAISQPQSQTQTQASELTRPAPSQVVTSSPTREPQPETPKPTSPTPTPTSAPASPTTSSSSPSQPISSSMEGSPGSDAPVPGFATLGRRLMLSGSDPHHLNHIQQHGQPHHHYPGVEHGATGHSPGLETNKRPCYSSLNPQLHPSSSSNYSTISIPLPHPQPPLPEKRHPHTQSGSPNDGVGTLRPAVGHVPPSTASTGQHQHHVTFSPTVGEIAPPGGQNDGEISVDAENANRVSVKFVQDSSKFWYKPSISREQAIAALKEREPGTFLIRDSNSFQGAYGLALKVATPPPNVNNHNSKVSDPLEQLVRHFLIETGPRGVKIKGCQNEPYFGSLSALVYQHAITPISLPCALKILEKDLIGEVPEVQPVTNISTAADLLKQGAACNVLYLNSVETESLTGPQAIAKATDATLGRNPRPAATVVQFKVTSQGITLTDSQRRVFFRRHYPVNSVTFSSIDPKDRRWTNSDNTTVKVFGFVAKKPGSLAENVCHLFAELDPEQPASAIVNFINKVMLSPRR; via the exons CTCCTGAACCTCTCTGAGAGACGTCACGATATCACCCGACTGAATCCAAAG GTTCATGACTTTGGCTGGCCAGACCTCCATGCCCCACCACTGGATAAGATCTGTGCCATCTGTAAAGCCATGGAGACGTGGTTGATCTCTGACCCCCAGCACGTGGTGGTCCTGCACTGCAAG GGCAATAAAGGTAAAACGGGCGTGATTATTGCGGCCTACATGCATTACAGCAAAATCTCCGCAGG GGCGGACCAGGCTCTCAGTACTCTCGCCATGAGGAAGTTCTGTGAAGATAAGGTGTCCTCTTCCCTTCAGCCTTCCCAAAACAG GTATATCTATTACTTTGGGGGACTTCTCTCCGGGGCGATAAAGATGAACAGCAgccctctcttcctccaccaaGTTCTCATCCCATCACTCCCCAACTTCCAGGGCGAAGGAG GTTACTATCCCTTCTTGAAGATCTACCAGGCCATGCAGCTGGTATACACTTCAGGCATATA TGACCTTCAAGGCACTGGAGGCAGGCGCCTTTGTGTGACCATTGAACCAGCACTGCTGCTAAAGGGTGACATCATG gTCAAATGCTACCACAGGCGAGCCCAGAGTGCTGACAGGGATACCGTGTTCAGGTTGCAGTTTCACACCTGCACTATCCACGGATCCCAACTCTGGTTTGGCAAAGGGGAGTTGGATGAAGCTTGTACTG ATGAACGTTTTCCATCTGATGCCACAGTGGAGTTTGTCTTCTCCTCTGGTCCTGAGAAAATCAAAG GCCGAGAGTACCAGAAGAATGACCCTGCTGTCACAGTTGACTACAACACTGCTGACCCAGTGGTTCGCTGGGATTCCTATGAGAACTTTAACCAGCGATACCAGGACAGCCTGGAGG ATATTGCCCACACCAGAGGCCCTCTAGACGGCAGTCTGTACGCTCAGATAAAAAAGCGCAGAGGTCCCAGCTCTGGTTCTCTCAGCTCAACCAATGGCAGCAACACAGCGGGAGGCCTCGCAGAAGATAGGCCAGATCATCTCATTGCTCAAAGTTCTGACTATTTGAACCAATCATCTATCCATCCTGACCGCCAGGAGGAGCCTATACGCCCACTGCCCCCAAccagacaggagagagaggagcttGAACGTCTTCTTGGAGGAATAGAGGGAACTCGAGACGGAGAGCGAGAAACTGCCATCTTAGACGATGGAGATTCTTTGCCCTCTGGGACGCTGAGGCTCAGTCGGTCCTGCTCCTGCCGGGATGGTTACAGGTCCCAGCGCTGTGCTGAGCCTGGCTGTGACCGCACCCTCCTCATGCCTAATGGTTACTGCCTCGATCGGGCTCCTGGCACCAATGGGCACCACGGGGCGACTCCTTCTGCCAGCCCTAACCCTGCTGCCCCTCCGTCACATATGGATCTGTGCCAGCACTACAGCCCCCACTCCCACCAGTCCCTTCCACCTCCAGACCTGGTGTGGGACCGCCAGAGCGGCCCTCCTCACTACCTACACCGCTCCTGCTCGGAAGCTCCCTCGTCTCGACATATGTGTCCCTACCAATCACCTGACCTTACCCCTCACTCTCACAACCACCCGCATCACCATCCTCTGCCTGCCCCAGGTCGCCTCTACTGTCGAGAAGAAGACTACGGTCCTTATCACCACCCTTCTGCACCTCACAGCCACCACCATGGCCACTCACACCATCCCAAACCCTCCACCAGCCCTACCTACCATGATATAATGCTAATTGATGGTCTACCACCACCTGGCTGCCCTTGCAGAGACTGCAGCATCAGGAGAGAAGACTCTGCAGCTTATCACAGCCTGAGACTGGACCGAAATGACAGCTTCCACTGGGACAGAGAAGCAGAGCTTcagcagagggaggtggggcttaggagagcgagagaggcaGAGTTACCCAGAGGGTCAGAGCACCACTGGGAGAGGGATCCTGGCCTGAGACGAGGCAGAGAAATGTCTCTccactgggagagagacagggaggctgagctgcagtgggagagggacagagaggctGAGTATTGGCACAGGAGGGCCACTGTAGCCTCCTACGGCCCACAAGGTCACGAACTTCCAGCCTTCACATTTGACCCCTTGCCATCAGGTCACCCAGCTCATCCAGAGGCGTCGAGGTCCCATGCTCATTCCCACTTGGACCTGAAgtatagcagcagcagcagcggttACCAAACGCCCCGCCAGGTGTGTCCCTGCTCACCTTACCAGCCCTCACCGTCTGAAAGCAGGGGCTACGCCTCAGGCTACCAGTCTGAGTCCACATCCCCGCTGcctccagcttcctccatgACGGGGCCTTGTAGCCATGGTAACGGGCCAGCAGAGCATAACCAACACCATTACCATCCAGACTCACAACAGTCATATGGCTCTGACTCACACACTG atGGCTTACGGAGCTCTGGTGAAAGTGTGGGCTGGAGGGATCACATTGCCCATGGTTCCTTCAGAAGAGTCCACAGAGATGGCCATGCTGCATGCTCCACGCCGTCTGACATGTCTGGCCCACCCACTCCTGTCCACACCAGCAGTCCTTTACGCTCACAAGAAAG CCCTAGTCCAGGAGTGAGAGAGGATGAGATCCGGACCACAGACATCATCAGCAGTGACTGTGAGGCTTCCCAGCCCCAAGATGGACACTATCGTGATATTAATCTCCAGGAATCCCCAGAAAATCAAAGAAGCAGCACAGAGCCATCATCCaaagacacacagtcacatacaaacatatcTAAGCAAACAGAACCTCACAACCACTGCACTGCGCCAACAGACCCATCCCCCGCCACTCCCCAACAGCAGCACTGTAGCCAAGCTAGACCATCAGCTTCGACAGCACAAAACACCTCTTCTTTTGAGTCTGCAACAATGACCACATCAAACCAGGGACTCTGCCAGACTCCTTCATCTCCTGTTCATACTTCATCTACTTACTCCCAGCCTGGTCCTGTCACTCCCCAGACCCCCCATCCTTCAGAGGCTGCTGCTCTGCCTTCCACTGTGGCACAGGCAATATCCCAGCCTCAGAGCCAGACCCAAACACAAGCCTCTGAATTGACAAGACCAGCTCCATCACAGGTTGTCACATCCTCTCCAACCAGAGAACCTCAGCCAGAAACCCCCAAACCCACCAGCCCCACTCCCACTCCCACATCTGCCCCTGCATCTCCAAcaacatcttcatcatcaccttCCCAGCCCATCTCCAGTAGTATGGAGGGCTCCCCGGGCTCTGATGCCCCAGTTCCTGGCTTTGCCACACTAGGTAGGAGGTTAATGTTGAGCGGATCTGACCCCCATCACCTGAACCACATCCAGCAGCATGGACAGCCACACCACCACTACCCAGGCGTGGAGCATGGTGCTACTGGACACTCTCCTGGTCTGGAAACTAACAAGAGGCCTTGCTACTCTAGTCTCAATCCTCAGCTCcacccatcctcctcctccaactaTTCTACCATCTCCATCCCTCTTCCTCACCCCCAGCCGCCTTTGCCAGAGAAACGCCACCCACATACCCAGTCAGGTTCACCCAATGATGGGGTGGGAACTCTGCGTCCAGCTGTGGGCCATGTGCCTCCCTCTACCGCCAGCACCGGCCAGCATCAACACCATGTCACATTCTCTCCCACTGTAGGGGAAATTGCACCTCCTGGGGGTCAAAATGATGGAGAGATATCTGTGGATGCTGAGAATGCAAACAGAGTCAGTGTGAAGTTTGTTCAGGACAGCTCAAAGTTCTGGTACAAGCCTAGCATCTCAAGAGAGCAAG CAATTGCAGCTCTGAAGGAGAGAGAGCCAGGAACCTTCCTGATCAGGGACAGTAACTCTTTCCAGGGGGCCTACGGCCTCGCCCTGAAGGTGGCTACACCTCCTCCAAATGTcaacaaccacaacagcaaAG TAAGTGACCCTTTGGAACAGCTGGTCAGACACTTTCTAATAGAAACAGGCCCTCGAGGAGTCAAGATCAAAGGCTGTCAGAATGAGCCCTACTTTG GGAGTCTCTCTGCGTTAGTCTACCAACATGCCATCACACCCATCTCTCTGCCCTGTGCTCTTAAGATCCTAGAAAAAG ATCTGATAGGAGAGGTGCCGGAGGTTCAGCCAGTGACTAACATCAGCACGGCTGCTGACCTGCTGAAACAAGGAGCAG CCTGTAACGTCCTCTACCTGAACTCTGTGGAAACAGAGTCTCTGACCGGCCCCCAGGCCATCGCCAAGGCAACAGATGCTACCTTAGGTCGCAACCCGCGTCCCGCTGCCACTGTAGTGCAGTTCAAGGTGACATCACAGGGcatcacactgactgacagtcaGCGCAG GGTTTTCTTCAGGAGACATTACCCAGTGAACAGCGTTACTTTCAGCAGCATCGACCCTAAGGACAGGAG GTGGACTAACTCAGACAACACAACTGTTAA GGTGTTTGGGTTCGTAGCCAAGAAGCCGGGCAGCTTGGCAGAGAACGTTTGCCACCTGTTTGCTGAGTTGGACCCTGAACAACCTGCCTCTGCCATCGTCAACTTTATCAACAAGGTCATGCTGTCGCCGCGTCGatag
- the tmem106c gene encoding transmembrane protein 106C, producing MGTQWSRGGGSSLSLIPERHGSGRQGEDRDSDNESLDGLGRREDIAQFPYVEFTGRDSITCPTCQGTGRIPSDQVNELVALIPYSDQRLQPQRTKLYVVLSVVVCLLASSLAAFFLFPRSVVVVDDGIHSVRVRFDHSNMRVLMNMTSTLNLTNPNFFSVLVQSVSCQVLYMKTVIGTQQLDYSTNILPLSQSQVNYTVSVEIGSSAPYVYAFCTMPSIKVHNIVVYMQTSVKTSYMVRTSQNSLEAYRYIDCGSNSTYHRTAMQQQQQQHVSSAHSPAATSLSSPLL from the exons ATGGGGACGCAGTGGTCCCGTGGCGGCGGCAGCAGCCTGTCACTCATCCCGGAGAGACATGGCTCTGGGCGgcagggagaggacagagatTCTGATAATGAGTCACTGGATGGGCTCGGCAGACGGGAGGACATAGCCCAGTTCCCATACGTGGAGTTCACCGGCAGGGACAGCATTACGTGTCCAACATGCCAAGGCACTGGACGGATACCCTCAG ATCAAGTGAATGAACTGGTTGCACTGATCCCATACAGCGACCAGAGGCTGCAGCCCCAAAGAAC GAAGCTCTATGTGGTCCTGTCAGTTGTCGTGTGTCTCCTGGCTTCTTCGCTCGCggccttcttcctcttccctcgCTCTGTGGTTGTGGTGGATGATGGGATACACTCTGTGAGGGTGCGTTTCGACCACTCCAACATGAGGGTCTTAATGAACATGACG AGCACTCTGAACCTCACCAACCCAAACTTCTTCTCGGTGCTGGTGCAGAGCGTGAGCTGCCAGGTCCTCTACATGAAGACGGTGATCGGGACTCAGCAGCTGGACTATTCCACCAACATCCTGCCGCTCAGTCAGAGTCAG GTCAACTACACGGTCAGCGTGGAGATTGGTAGCAGTGCACCCTACGTCTA tgcCTTCTGTACCATGCCCAGCATTAAGGTCCACAACATTGTTGTATATATGCA AACCTCGGTGAAAACCTCATACATGGTGCGAACCTCCCAGAACAGCCTGGAGGCCTATCGCTACATAGACTGTGGTTCCAACAGCACATACCACCGGACagccatgcagcagcagcagcagcagcacgtcTCCTCTGCCCACTCACCAGCAGCCACATCACTCAGCTCCCCTCTGCTGTGA
- the LOC124063768 gene encoding PTB domain-containing engulfment adapter protein 1-like, with translation MSDTSGDDNEISFPVKFLGRVEVVRPDGLQVLEEAAQSLKTPDKYSPEKAAKKSKIHLFLSLSGVDILENKTKFLLYACPLSTISFCAVLPSSPKVFGFVAKHPAADMNHCYLFQSQKFSHVLVSLIGDAFRASKKEESVRGGRDLIVEALRHKNKMLQRENAEMKRRLAAQIN, from the exons ATGAGCGACACTTCAGGAGACGATAATGAGATATCCTTTCCAGTAAAG TTTCTTGGCCGAGTTGAGGTGGTCCGGCCTGACGGACTACAGGTCCTGGAGGAAGCAGCTCAAAGTCTAAAG ACACCAGACAAATACTCCCCGGAAAAGGCAGCGAAGAAGAGCAAGAtccatctcttcctgtcactgagTGGGGtggacattttggaaaataaaaccaag TTTTTGTTGTACGCGTGCCCTCTCTCCACTATCTCCTTCTGCGCGGTGTTGCCATCTTCACCCAAAGTCTTTGGCTTTGTGGCCAAGCACCCTGCAGCAGACATGAACCACTGTTATCTGTTCCAAAGCCAGAAGTTT TCCCACGTGCTGGTCTCACTCATTGGGGATGCTTTCCGAGCTTcaaaaaaggaagagagtgTAAGGGGAGGACGAGACCTGATAGTGGAGGCACTTAGACATAAG aataaaatgctgcagagagagaatgCTGAGATGAAGAGGAGACTTGCAGCACAGATTAACTGA
- the sars1 gene encoding serine--tRNA ligase, cytoplasmic → MVLDLDLFRTDKGGDPEIVRETQRKRFKDVTLVDKLVAADAEWRKCRFTADNLNKVKNLCSKSIGEKMKNKEPVGEDESVPEEAQNLETLTAEMLSALTVTQIKKLRLLVDEAVEKTDCERIKLEAERFEYLREIGNLLHPSVPISNDEDVDNKVERTWGDCTVQKKYSHVDLVVMIDGFDGEKGAVVAGSRGYFLKGPLVFLEQALINYALRILHSKNYTMLYTPFFMRKEVMQEVAQLSQFDEELYKVIGKSSEKADDSSIDEKYLIATSEQPIAAFLRDEWLKPEDLPIRYAGISTCFRQEVGSHGRDTRGIFRVHQFEKIEQFVYASPHDSKSWEMFDEMIGTAEEFYKSLGIPYRIVNIVSGALNHAASKKLDLEAWFPGSGAFRELVSCSNCTDYQARRLRIRYGQTKKMMDKAEFVHMLNATMCATTRVMCAILENYQTEEGIVIPEKLREFMPPGMTEMIKFVKPAPIDQEMSKKAKKQQAGGKKKKQDGGNESLPNAMENMAVNDS, encoded by the exons ATGGTGCTCGACTTGGATCTGTTTCGGACCGACAAAGGTGGCGATCCAGAAATCGTCCGCGAGACTCAAAGGAAGAGATTTAAAGATGTAACACTCGTTGACAAACTGGTCGCTGCAGATGCAGAGTGGAGAAAAT GCCGCTTCACTGCAGACAACCTCAACAAAGTCAAGAACCTCTGCAGCAAGAGCATTggggagaaaatgaag AATAAAGAACCAGTTGGGGAGGATGAGTCGGTACCTGAAGAAGCACAGAACCTGGAGACTCTAACAGCAGAGATGCTATCA GCCTTGACAGTAACCCAGATCAAGAAGTTGCGATTGTTGGTGGACGAGGCAGTGGAGAAAACTGACTGTGAGAGGATTAAGCTGGAGGCAGAGCGCTTCGAGTACCTGAGGGAGATCGGCAATCTTCTGCACCCATCTGTACCCATCAGCAATGACGAG GATGTAGACAACAAGGTGGAGCGCACATGGGGAGACTGCACCGTCCAAAAGAAGTACTCACATGTTGACCTGGTGGTCATGATCGATGGCTTTGATGGAGAGAAGGGAGCTGTTGTGGCTGGGAGCAGAGGTTACTTTCTCAAG GGGCCGCTGGTATTCCTGGAGCAGGCTTTGATCAATTATGCCTTAAGGATTCTCCACAGCAAGAATTACACTATGCTCTACACACCCTTCTTCATGAGGAAAGAGGTCATGCAGGAAGTCGCCCAGCTCAGCCAGTTTGATGAAGAGCTTTATAAG GTCATCGGTAAGAGCAGTGAAAAGGCAGATGACAGCTCCATCGATGAGAAGTACTTGATCGCCACCTCAGAGCAGCCCATCGCAGCCTTCCTGAGGGATGAGTGGCTCAAACCAGAGGACCTGCCCATCCGCTACGCCGGCATCTCCACCTgtttcagacaggaagtgggctCTCATGGCCGAGACACCCGTGGGATCTTCAGGGTGCACCAGTTTGAGAAG ATTGAGCAGTTTGTGTATGCCTCCCCACATGACAGCAAGTCGTGGGAGATGTTTGATGAAATGATTGGGACAGCAGAAGAGTTTTACAAGTCACTGGGAATTCCCTATCGCATCGTCAACATTGTTTCAG GTGCCTTAAATCATGCAGCCAGCAAGAAGCTGGATCTGGAGGCTTGGTTTCCTGGCTCTGGTGCTTTCAGAGAACTGGTCTCCTGCTCAAACTGCACCGACTACCAGGCCAGACGCCTGCGCATTCGTTACGGACAGACCAAAAAGATGATGGACAAG GCGGAGTTCGTGCACATGTTGAACGCAACCATGTGCGCCACCACACGTGTGATGTGTGCCATCCTGGAGAATTACCAGACCGAAGAAGGCATCGTTATTCCAGAGAAGCTCAGGGAGTTCATGCCTCCCG GTATGACAGAGATGATTAAGTTTGTCAAGCCCGCTCCCATTGATCAGGAGATGTCtaagaaagcaaagaaacagcaggcgggagggaagaagaagaagcaggacgGAGGAAACGAGAGCCTGCCCAACGCCATGGAGAACATGGCCGTCAACGACTCATAG